One Acutalibacter muris DNA window includes the following coding sequences:
- a CDS encoding recombinase family protein: MTVTDISREPQKPEIIRFAAYCRVSSKSADQLHSFAAQIRYYKDYECKNPQYKLVDVYADEGLSGTDMKKRDEQNRLIRDCKLGKIDRIITKSVSRFARNTQELLVALRTLKELGVSIYFEEQGIDSDKMNMEMLVTFPGMAAQQESVNISDHLRRSYQMRMESGEFNCNAPAYGFEIVDGQMVVKEDEAAVIRRIFDLYLQGVGKQNIANILNAEGVPRRYGQKKWHHTTVDYVVKNERYMGDALLQKEYTTDTVPFRKKRNHGEKVQYYVENSNPAIVSREVFQAAQRLQESRITTTSRENNSILSGILRCPDCGSTFRRQLLRGTMYWMCSDKAAGATNCQSRRVRENAVYDTFCLMVDKLASHRQDLLGTIIHQLEVMQNRGSENQERIRQIDKQIADLSAQNLVVARLHTNGVLNATDFAAQSSVISNKINALRLDRKKALAEDEDDELIYTMKSLDDTLAGYVPGAVFSQALFEKIVQSITVVDNSKLNFHLIGGLALTEQIPENARCRTA; this comes from the coding sequence ATGACTGTAACCGACATCAGCCGTGAACCGCAGAAACCTGAAATTATCCGGTTTGCAGCTTACTGCCGGGTATCCAGTAAGTCTGCCGACCAACTACACTCCTTTGCCGCTCAGATTCGCTACTACAAGGATTACGAGTGCAAGAATCCGCAATACAAGCTAGTGGACGTGTACGCTGACGAGGGCTTGAGCGGCACGGACATGAAAAAGCGCGATGAACAGAACCGGCTCATCCGTGACTGTAAGCTGGGAAAAATCGACCGGATAATCACAAAATCGGTATCGCGGTTCGCCCGGAACACGCAGGAGTTACTGGTGGCCCTGCGCACCCTCAAGGAGTTGGGCGTGAGCATCTACTTCGAGGAACAAGGCATCGACAGCGACAAGATGAACATGGAAATGCTGGTGACTTTCCCCGGCATGGCTGCCCAGCAAGAAAGCGTGAACATTTCCGACCACCTTCGAAGGAGTTATCAAATGCGCATGGAGTCCGGGGAGTTTAACTGTAATGCTCCTGCTTATGGCTTCGAGATAGTGGATGGTCAGATGGTTGTCAAAGAGGATGAGGCGGCTGTGATTCGCCGCATTTTTGACCTTTACCTGCAAGGCGTGGGAAAGCAAAACATTGCGAATATCCTCAATGCAGAAGGAGTTCCACGGCGATATGGACAGAAAAAATGGCACCACACTACGGTTGACTATGTGGTCAAAAACGAACGGTATATGGGCGATGCACTCCTGCAAAAGGAGTACACTACGGATACGGTGCCCTTCCGCAAAAAGCGCAATCATGGAGAAAAAGTTCAATACTACGTGGAAAACAGTAATCCCGCCATCGTCAGCCGGGAAGTTTTCCAAGCAGCACAAAGGTTGCAGGAATCCAGAATTACGACCACAAGTCGCGAAAACAACTCAATTTTGTCTGGTATCCTGCGCTGCCCCGACTGCGGGAGCACCTTCCGCCGACAGCTACTGCGCGGAACCATGTACTGGATGTGCAGTGATAAAGCAGCAGGTGCGACAAACTGCCAAAGCAGGCGTGTGCGAGAAAACGCCGTTTACGACACCTTCTGCTTGATGGTGGACAAGCTGGCCTCCCACCGGCAAGACCTGCTGGGCACGATTATCCATCAACTGGAGGTGATGCAGAATCGTGGCAGCGAAAACCAGGAGAGAATACGCCAGATTGACAAACAGATAGCGGATTTGAGCGCACAGAATCTGGTAGTTGCCCGGCTCCATACCAATGGAGTTCTGAACGCTACCGACTTTGCCGCACAATCCTCGGTAATCAGCAATAAAATCAACGCCCTGCGGCTCGACCGCAAAAAGGCATTAGCTGAAGATGAGGACGATGAGTTGATATACACGATGAAATCGTTGGATGATACCCTGGCAGGATACGTACCGGGCGCAGTTTTTAGCCAAGCCTTGTTCGAGAAAATCGTGCAGAGCATCACGGTTGTGGACAACTCAAAACTGAACTTTCATCTCATTGGCGGGCTGGCACTCACCGAGCAGATTCCAGAGAATGCGAGGTGTCGCACTGCATGA
- a CDS encoding recombinase family protein → MKKRNIPFGYQYQNGMITTHPQEVAVLNRIFSEYQKGLSLLDIANQLNDENIEYQPGVTGWNKSRIMRLIEDERYTGKDNFPAIIDKGTHQAIVEMKAHKNTQHGTDRSSEIFHIDVSVICPVCGSKMNRRHDSRFKKCQQRWICSNAECHMAIYKADSDLLDDITVLLNRVIVNPGLVQIPLVDESISVQTLKAGNEIARTLDTLDYDKNTLREKMLECVSLKYTDIDSAPYIAHRLKATLADAEPLSAFSLALFKRTVQTFRLEKDGTVSITLINNQTIRKEDEDATNDSYSAESSAENPGENQHS, encoded by the coding sequence ATGAAAAAGAGGAATATTCCGTTCGGGTATCAGTATCAGAACGGCATGATAACTACCCATCCGCAAGAGGTTGCTGTGCTGAATCGCATTTTTAGTGAGTACCAAAAAGGCTTGTCTCTGCTGGATATCGCTAACCAACTGAACGATGAAAATATCGAGTACCAGCCCGGCGTTACCGGCTGGAACAAATCCCGCATCATGCGCCTGATCGAGGATGAGCGATACACCGGCAAGGACAATTTTCCAGCAATTATTGATAAGGGAACGCACCAGGCCATAGTCGAGATGAAAGCCCACAAGAACACCCAGCACGGTACCGACCGCAGCTCTGAAATTTTCCATATAGATGTGTCGGTGATTTGCCCGGTTTGCGGTTCCAAAATGAACCGTAGGCATGACAGCCGGTTCAAGAAGTGCCAGCAGCGATGGATATGTTCAAATGCGGAGTGCCACATGGCAATTTACAAGGCAGACAGCGACCTGCTGGATGATATAACTGTACTGCTAAACCGGGTGATTGTCAATCCTGGGTTGGTGCAAATTCCACTTGTAGACGAGTCCATAAGTGTGCAGACTCTAAAAGCTGGAAATGAGATTGCGCGGACATTAGACACGCTCGATTACGATAAAAACACCTTGAGAGAAAAGATGTTGGAATGTGTGTCCTTGAAATATACAGACATTGATTCCGCTCCATATATAGCCCATAGGTTGAAAGCGACTCTTGCCGATGCGGAGCCGCTTTCAGCTTTTTCACTGGCACTTTTTAAGAGGACAGTTCAGACCTTCCGCCTCGAAAAAGACGGCACAGTAAGTATCACCTTAATAAACAATCAAACCATCAGAAAGGAAGATGAAGATGCAACCAACGACAGCTACTCCGCAGAAAGTAGTGCGGAAAATCCCGGCGAAAATCAACATAGCTGA
- a CDS encoding recombinase family protein: MQPTTATPQKVVRKIPAKINIAEEIKQAHRQLRVAAYCRVSTAQEEQLNSYDVQVRYYTEKIRSEPKWAFVGIFADRGLSGTSTKKRDEFNKMIKQCRRGKIDMIITKSISRFARNTADVLKYVRMLKEIGVDIFFEEQNIHSTQPGAEFYITIYGSIAQSESENISANVIWGKNQSAKEGKVAFHYKNFLGYRRGEDGKPEIDPEEAKTVKLIYERFLAGDSMRGIVEMLDNMDVPIPGGQGKWHRSTICSILQNERYKGDAIINKTYVVDCLSKKVKRNDGKARPMYFVENNHPAIIDPATFGRAQEELARRTGKRKVKQKGTKTEQGRYSSKYALTELLVCGECGTPYRRCTWTVKGEKKPVWRCINRLDFGKKYCHHSPTMEEGVLQEAVMAAIMRMAKQSADVLGTLKLHIGMGLKNDDGENNRLDIQIRIAEIDAEFKAMLQAIATDTVEEFDEQRATALMAEKNSLEQQLAQYDNAQQEKENAESRLDEIFTILDGLENHPMEYDDRLVRQVLECVVVELKEKIKVIFAGGLEVEQTIPV; this comes from the coding sequence ATGCAACCAACGACAGCTACTCCGCAGAAAGTAGTGCGGAAAATCCCGGCGAAAATCAACATAGCTGAAGAAATCAAACAGGCCCACCGGCAGCTCCGGGTGGCGGCTTATTGCCGTGTTTCCACCGCCCAGGAGGAGCAGTTAAACAGCTATGACGTGCAGGTAAGGTACTACACCGAGAAGATCAGAAGCGAGCCGAAATGGGCCTTTGTGGGCATTTTTGCGGACAGGGGGCTTTCCGGCACAAGCACCAAAAAGCGTGACGAGTTCAACAAGATGATAAAGCAATGTCGGCGCGGTAAAATCGACATGATTATCACGAAGTCCATCAGCCGGTTTGCGAGAAATACGGCTGACGTGCTGAAGTATGTGCGAATGCTGAAAGAGATTGGCGTGGACATCTTCTTCGAGGAACAGAACATCCACAGCACCCAGCCTGGGGCTGAATTTTATATCACGATTTACGGCAGCATCGCCCAAAGCGAATCGGAGAATATCAGCGCCAACGTCATCTGGGGCAAAAATCAAAGTGCGAAAGAGGGCAAGGTTGCTTTCCACTACAAAAACTTCCTCGGCTACCGCAGGGGCGAAGATGGCAAGCCCGAAATTGACCCCGAAGAAGCTAAGACCGTCAAGCTGATTTATGAGCGGTTCCTGGCCGGGGACAGCATGAGAGGGATCGTGGAAATGCTGGATAATATGGACGTTCCCATCCCTGGCGGCCAAGGAAAATGGCACCGCTCCACGATATGCTCGATCCTGCAAAATGAACGATACAAAGGCGATGCAATTATCAATAAAACCTACGTTGTGGATTGCTTGAGCAAGAAAGTCAAACGTAACGATGGTAAGGCCAGGCCCATGTACTTTGTGGAGAACAATCATCCCGCCATCATCGATCCTGCCACCTTCGGTCGAGCACAGGAAGAACTGGCGCGGCGTACCGGGAAACGGAAGGTCAAGCAAAAGGGCACTAAGACAGAGCAGGGCCGGTATTCCAGCAAGTATGCTTTGACAGAACTGCTGGTCTGTGGCGAGTGTGGTACCCCCTACCGCCGATGCACCTGGACGGTCAAGGGAGAAAAGAAACCAGTCTGGCGTTGCATCAACCGGCTGGACTTCGGCAAGAAATACTGCCACCATTCGCCCACGATGGAGGAAGGTGTACTGCAAGAGGCTGTCATGGCGGCGATCATGCGTATGGCGAAACAGAGTGCCGATGTGCTGGGCACTTTGAAACTTCACATCGGCATGGGGCTGAAGAATGATGATGGTGAGAATAATAGATTGGATATCCAGATAAGGATAGCAGAAATCGATGCGGAATTCAAGGCCATGCTCCAGGCCATAGCTACCGATACAGTTGAGGAATTCGATGAGCAGAGGGCAACAGCGCTCATGGCTGAGAAAAATAGCCTGGAGCAACAATTGGCTCAATATGACAATGCACAGCAGGAAAAGGAGAATGCAGAGTCCCGGCTGGATGAGATTTTTACTATTCTGGATGGGCTGGAAAACCACCCCATGGAATATGATGACAGACTGGTACGGCAGGTGCTGGAATGTGTGGTGGTGGAGTTGAAGGAGAAGATTAAGGTGATTTTTGCGGGAGGTCTGGAAGTTGAGCAGACGATACCAGTTTGA
- a CDS encoding recombinase family protein encodes MKLSSLESKIFGKVCYGFRRDKNKRIEIVEQDAEIVREMFDLCLEGKSLEKIQEHLHKQGVPSPSGRTVWSRDVLNKLLNNYKYTFGIIDHATYFAVEEMKSSRCRNPNRNIEDDEEWNEQVSLNCSGSMLQYELGYSKLLSKNKQKGTNLTMEWDKYLGAIASALAILGALFAWIKWLFHIKTNSEDLRNLAYHGNIKDYINCQYTIEGWNGKRGKIDRLLPKLLFKNRQVGMVLVLGESGVGKSFLCVKAYHRLILRTVLKQHRLKYFNASELENFDKLRNDPNAKKRYYF; translated from the coding sequence GTGAAGTTGTCCTCGTTAGAATCAAAAATCTTTGGCAAGGTATGTTATGGCTTTCGGCGTGACAAGAACAAGCGGATAGAAATAGTTGAGCAGGATGCGGAAATCGTGCGGGAGATGTTTGACCTTTGTCTGGAAGGCAAGAGTCTGGAAAAAATTCAGGAGCACTTACACAAGCAAGGAGTTCCTTCTCCATCTGGAAGAACGGTGTGGAGCCGTGATGTGCTAAATAAACTATTAAACAACTATAAGTACACGTTTGGTATTATTGACCACGCCACGTACTTTGCTGTAGAGGAAATGAAATCTAGTCGGTGTAGAAATCCAAATCGGAATATTGAGGATGATGAAGAATGGAATGAACAAGTCAGTCTGAACTGTTCTGGGTCCATGCTACAGTATGAACTGGGCTACTCAAAGTTGTTATCAAAAAATAAACAGAAAGGAACAAATCTTACTATGGAATGGGATAAATATCTAGGTGCAATAGCTTCAGCGCTTGCTATCTTAGGCGCACTTTTTGCGTGGATTAAATGGCTGTTCCACATCAAAACAAATTCTGAGGATTTAAGGAACCTTGCTTATCATGGGAACATAAAGGATTACATTAACTGCCAATACACCATTGAAGGATGGAATGGGAAAAGAGGAAAAATAGATAGGTTACTGCCGAAACTGCTATTTAAAAACCGTCAAGTGGGTATGGTGCTTGTGCTAGGAGAAAGTGGAGTAGGAAAATCGTTTTTATGTGTTAAAGCCTATCACCGTCTCATTTTGCGAACTGTGTTAAAACAACATCGTTTGAAGTATTTCAATGCCAGTGAGTTGGAAAATTTTGATAAGCTGAGAAATGATCCAAATGCAAAAAAACGATACTATTTTTAG
- a CDS encoding IS5 family transposase (programmed frameshift) has translation MRKSYPSDISRKQFEEIREELSRVKKLTHPRSYDLYDIFCAVLYLLKEGCTWRAIPHDFPKWQNVRYHYDIWSNPDENGVSVLDRVLRKLVEAEREKNGRKAQTTMIIVDSKSIQNADTAEEKGYDAGKKLSGIKLHIGVDILGLPHAIMVTTANVTDRTGAIDMVDYYCDVTDHLSALKKIMADGGYTGETFANSIKDLSGAEVEVVKRNELHTFAVLPKRWIVERSFAWLDKCRRLWKNCERKLQNSFQMFSLAFIRLLLNRC, from the exons GTGAGGAAAAGCTATCCAAGTGACATCAGTCGGAAACAATTTGAAGAAATACGCGAGGAATTGTCCAGAGTCAAAAAGCTAACACATCCCAGAAGCTACGACCTGTATGACATATTTTGTGCAGTTTTGTATCTGTTGAAAGAAGGATGCACATGGCGAGCCATCCCACATGATTTCCCTAAATGGCAAAATGTGCGGTATCATTACGACATATGGTCAAATCCAGATGAAAATGGAGTCAGTGTTCTTGACAGGGTTTTACGCAAACTGGTGGAAGCAGAGCGGGAAAAAAACGGACGCAAGGCACAAACAACAATGATAATTGTCGATTCCAAAAGCATTCAAAATGCTGATACCGCAGAAGAAAAGGGCTATGACGCGGGGAAAAAGT TATCTGGGATAAAACTACATATTGGCGTGGACATTTTGGGGCTACCCCACGCAATTATGGTGACGACCGCCAATGTAACAGATCGAACCGGCGCAATTGATATGGTTGATTATTATTGTGATGTAACCGACCATCTGTCTGCGCTCAAAAAGATTATGGCAGATGGAGGCTACACCGGAGAAACATTTGCAAACTCAATCAAGGATCTTTCTGGTGCGGAGGTTGAGGTCGTTAAGCGCAACGAGCTCCATACTTTTGCTGTCCTGCCAAAGCGCTGGATTGTGGAGCGCTCTTTTGCCTGGCTCGACAAATGTCGGAGACTCTGGAAAAACTGCGAACGTAAATTACAGAACTCTTTTCAAATGTTTTCTCTTGCCTTTATTCGTCTGCTCTTAAATAGATGCTAA
- a CDS encoding zinc-ribbon domain-containing protein, which produces MPKNVWWKCKTCGNEWKSVVYVRIKGDVVMKETKYHLYLRTCLVSSQPSGPVIK; this is translated from the coding sequence ATCCCGAAAAATGTATGGTGGAAATGTAAGACTTGCGGCAACGAGTGGAAGTCGGTTGTTTATGTCCGAATAAAAGGTGATGTAGTAATGAAAGAAACAAAATATCATCTTTATCTAAGAACCTGTTTAGTATCTAGCCAACCATCCGGTCCAGTGATAAAATAG
- a CDS encoding tyrosine-type recombinase/integrase, which translates to MLGQICASLLQHPYSTVTLHKRILKSAGLSYINSHALRHTFGTRMCEAGVNVKVIQDTLGHKDISTTLNIYIDVTKELKRSEFEGLDLYFKNE; encoded by the coding sequence GTGTTAGGGCAAATATGTGCATCTCTATTGCAACACCCATACTCCACTGTAACGCTACACAAGCGAATATTAAAGTCAGCAGGATTGAGTTATATAAATTCTCACGCACTTCGTCACACTTTTGGGACAAGAATGTGCGAAGCAGGAGTGAATGTGAAGGTAATTCAGGACACTCTTGGTCACAAGGATATTTCCACCACGCTTAATATCTACATCGATGTGACAAAGGAACTCAAGCGTTCCGAATTTGAAGGTCTTGACTTATACTTCAAAAATGAGTAA
- a CDS encoding type 2 periplasmic-binding domain-containing protein, with amino-acid sequence MKKLAALLIAALLALSAAACSGGDAPGSSEEEKGSSGETSSAVSPSEQDTAGDSPFDEDGRYKEPVTITYSKVMYPGAKFPADQSPEQNYINDFLKERYNIEMKLAWSAEASEYNNKLSINIASGELCDLMYVDKYLTFRQMAENDLLADLTEVYPKYRGATLELVDNSFENRNIEAVTVEGKQLAIPGSNLGYAQNLLWMRKDWLDALELEVPKTLDEIAAALEAFVTRDPDGNGQDDTVGLVVQATKPVLGYANNYGLESVFNAFDVFPTQWLKDEEGKVYYGSTDPKMKEALTLLADWYQRGLIDKQFPTRIGSGETEALWTSGTAGAKFGAWWAIANDALANTPDIEYVAIPGPVNSKGEFNYMTGSPTESVCVVSKDCEHPEAAVIALAANNEVVRGTQDPEDEIACKYAAQSLEMRNSGAVDDAGGRSLNVLGALTFDYFDVVPKLSVCVKDNVENGSYTEYPGMTDYDRSQCVAAKKFADGDKDEMGFWAYWTRYVGGNVTKEGSPVYPAYYYETESSTTLKAALDKLEDEMYLQIIVGDKPVDYFDEFVSQWKALGGDTLTAEVQAIVDKG; translated from the coding sequence ATGAAAAAACTGGCAGCCCTGCTGATAGCGGCACTTCTGGCGCTTTCGGCGGCGGCATGCAGCGGCGGGGACGCTCCCGGCTCCTCGGAGGAGGAAAAGGGTTCCTCGGGCGAGACCTCGTCCGCCGTTTCCCCTTCGGAGCAGGACACGGCTGGCGACAGCCCCTTCGACGAGGACGGCAGGTATAAGGAGCCGGTGACCATTACCTACAGCAAGGTTATGTACCCCGGCGCGAAATTCCCGGCAGACCAGTCGCCGGAGCAGAACTACATCAACGATTTCCTCAAAGAGCGCTACAATATCGAGATGAAGCTGGCCTGGAGCGCGGAGGCTTCCGAATACAACAACAAGCTCTCCATCAATATCGCCTCCGGCGAGCTCTGCGACTTGATGTATGTGGACAAGTACCTCACCTTCCGGCAGATGGCCGAGAACGACCTTTTGGCCGACCTGACGGAGGTCTATCCTAAGTATCGGGGGGCTACCCTGGAGCTGGTGGACAACAGCTTTGAGAACAGGAACATTGAGGCGGTCACAGTGGAGGGCAAACAGCTGGCCATTCCCGGAAGCAACCTGGGCTATGCGCAGAATTTGCTGTGGATGCGCAAGGACTGGCTGGACGCTCTCGAACTGGAGGTGCCCAAGACCCTTGACGAGATCGCGGCGGCCCTGGAGGCCTTTGTAACCAGGGACCCGGACGGCAACGGACAGGATGATACTGTAGGCCTAGTGGTGCAGGCAACGAAGCCCGTGCTTGGCTACGCCAATAACTACGGCCTGGAGTCTGTGTTTAACGCCTTTGACGTGTTCCCCACGCAGTGGCTCAAGGACGAGGAGGGGAAGGTCTACTACGGCTCCACCGACCCCAAGATGAAGGAGGCCCTCACTCTCTTGGCCGACTGGTATCAGCGGGGGCTTATCGACAAGCAGTTCCCCACCCGCATTGGCTCCGGGGAGACGGAGGCTCTATGGACCTCGGGCACCGCGGGGGCTAAGTTCGGGGCCTGGTGGGCCATTGCCAACGACGCCCTGGCCAATACCCCCGATATTGAGTATGTGGCGATACCCGGCCCGGTGAACAGCAAGGGCGAGTTTAACTATATGACCGGCTCCCCCACAGAGAGCGTCTGTGTTGTGAGCAAGGACTGCGAGCACCCGGAGGCCGCCGTTATAGCCCTGGCAGCCAACAACGAGGTCGTTCGCGGCACGCAGGACCCGGAGGACGAGATAGCCTGCAAGTATGCCGCACAGAGTCTGGAAATGCGCAACAGCGGCGCTGTGGACGACGCGGGCGGCAGGAGCCTGAATGTCCTGGGGGCGCTCACCTTCGATTATTTCGACGTGGTACCAAAGTTGAGCGTCTGCGTTAAGGATAACGTGGAGAACGGCTCTTACACAGAATATCCCGGCATGACGGATTATGACAGGAGCCAGTGCGTCGCCGCCAAGAAGTTTGCCGACGGCGACAAGGACGAGATGGGCTTCTGGGCCTACTGGACCCGTTATGTGGGCGGCAACGTCACCAAGGAGGGCAGCCCGGTCTACCCCGCCTACTACTACGAGACAGAATCCTCCACCACATTAAAGGCTGCGCTGGACAAGCTGGAGGACGAGATGTACCTTCAGATAATAGTGGGCGACAAGCCGGTGGATTATTTCGACGAGTTTGTCAGCCAGTGGAAGGCTCTGGGCGGCGACACCCTGACCGCGGAAGTTCAGGCCATAGTCGACAAGGGGTAA
- a CDS encoding ABC transporter permease translates to MLLPGMIFLVIFSIVPMFGIVMAFQNFVPAKGIFGSKFVGLAQFQRLFMLPDFRQILENTLIIALSKILLGTLLAVVFAVLLNECKNVRYKRFIQTAVYLPHFLSWVILAVMFSNIFSYTGIINQIIMAFGGEPVMFMISNTWFRPIIIGTDVWKEFGYNAVIYVAAMTSIDPTLYEAADIDGAGRWKKIMNITIPGILPTIILMGTLSIGNVLNAGFDQVFNMYSPLVYRTGDIIDTYVYREGLVNIQYSFATAVGLFKSVISFGLLALAYKLADKFCGYRIF, encoded by the coding sequence ATGCTCCTGCCGGGAATGATATTTCTTGTGATATTCTCCATCGTTCCTATGTTCGGCATAGTCATGGCTTTTCAGAATTTTGTTCCGGCAAAGGGCATCTTCGGTTCAAAGTTCGTGGGACTGGCCCAGTTCCAGCGGTTGTTTATGCTTCCGGATTTCCGGCAGATCCTGGAGAACACCCTGATAATCGCCCTGTCAAAGATCCTTCTGGGCACACTGCTGGCGGTGGTGTTCGCGGTGCTGCTCAACGAGTGCAAAAACGTGCGGTATAAGCGGTTCATTCAAACGGCGGTGTATCTGCCGCACTTTCTTTCCTGGGTCATACTGGCGGTGATGTTCAGCAATATCTTCTCCTATACCGGCATAATCAACCAGATCATAATGGCCTTTGGCGGGGAGCCGGTGATGTTTATGATAAGCAACACCTGGTTTCGGCCCATTATCATTGGCACGGACGTCTGGAAGGAGTTTGGCTATAACGCGGTGATATATGTGGCGGCTATGACCAGCATTGACCCCACCCTCTATGAGGCCGCGGACATCGACGGCGCGGGCCGCTGGAAGAAGATCATGAATATCACCATACCGGGGATACTTCCCACTATAATACTCATGGGGACTTTAAGCATCGGCAATGTGCTCAATGCCGGGTTCGACCAGGTGTTCAATATGTATTCCCCCCTGGTCTACCGCACCGGGGACATTATCGACACTTATGTCTATAGGGAGGGCCTTGTGAATATACAGTACAGCTTCGCCACGGCGGTGGGGCTCTTCAAATCGGTAATAAGCTTCGGCCTGCTGGCCCTGGCGTATAAGCTTGCGGACAAGTTCTGCGGGTACAGGATATTCTAG
- a CDS encoding carbohydrate ABC transporter permease → MKKKETPERRKPAAADIIIGATLLFCGLICLVPILNTVAISFSDRTSAALGKVSFLPVNFTLSSYKAMMEERQFGQSFMISVLRVILGGSINMILSILMAYPLSKSPRVFKSKKFYMWFVVFTMMFNGGLVPTFMVIRHLGLMDTIWALVLPTAVPVFNVILLMNFFKNIPAALEEAAYVDGASPWYILWHIFVPLSKASLATIALFAVVNHWNSFFDGKLYINSLSKLPLQTYIQSLSATLDPTQMATMSPEEIKEKLAMSSLTFNSAKVVVSMVPILVIYPFLQKYFVTGIVMGAVKE, encoded by the coding sequence ATGAAGAAAAAAGAAACGCCGGAACGCCGGAAACCTGCGGCGGCAGACATAATTATCGGGGCGACCCTGCTGTTCTGCGGGCTCATATGCCTTGTGCCCATACTCAACACTGTGGCCATCTCCTTTAGCGATCGCACCAGCGCCGCTTTGGGGAAGGTCAGCTTCTTGCCGGTGAATTTCACCCTATCCTCGTATAAGGCCATGATGGAGGAGCGGCAGTTCGGGCAGTCCTTTATGATATCAGTGTTGAGAGTGATACTGGGCGGGTCCATAAATATGATACTCTCCATACTCATGGCGTATCCCCTGTCAAAGAGCCCCAGGGTGTTTAAGAGCAAGAAGTTTTATATGTGGTTCGTGGTGTTCACTATGATGTTCAACGGCGGCTTGGTGCCCACCTTCATGGTAATACGGCATCTGGGCTTAATGGACACCATATGGGCCCTGGTGCTCCCCACGGCGGTGCCGGTGTTCAATGTGATACTGCTGATGAACTTTTTTAAGAACATACCCGCTGCCCTGGAGGAGGCGGCCTATGTGGACGGAGCCAGTCCCTGGTATATCCTCTGGCATATTTTCGTGCCCCTTTCCAAGGCCTCGCTGGCCACAATAGCCCTGTTCGCGGTGGTGAACCACTGGAACAGCTTCTTTGACGGGAAGCTCTATATCAATTCCCTTTCAAAGCTGCCGCTACAGACATATATCCAGTCCCTCTCGGCCACCCTGGACCCGACGCAGATGGCAACCATGTCCCCGGAGGAGATAAAGGAGAAGTTGGCCATGTCCAGCCTGACGTTCAACTCGGCGAAGGTCGTGGTGTCTATGGTGCCCATACTGGTGATATATCCCTTCCTTCAAAAATATTTTGTAACAGGTATAGTGATGGGCGCCGTGAAAGAGTAA